The Desulfurellaceae bacterium genomic interval TTGACGGGCTTCTCTCCCCGCGAATGCCATCATTACTTCCAGCATTGTGGCTACAGATAATGGTGAACCGCTCTAGAGCAGCTTCATCAGCGCAACAACGGTAGTGACGATACCAACCGACATGGCCCGCAGGTGCTTATAGAGCGATTCAAACTTATGGGTGAGGCGCAGTTCGAGCGCCTGAAGCTCGGCCTTTGTGGTGGCCTCCAGTGCCTGAAGATCAGCCTTTGTTGCGATGATGCCCTGATTGTCCGCAAGGTCGACACCTTGTCGAAACGGGATGGCAGAGCGGTGAAAAACGCGCTGTCCCGCTTCCTAGCAACCGTCTGATGAGGGGGAAGCGAACTTGACACCCCTCGCCCGAATAGGCCAGGATGCCCCTGACCCGCCCGCGTCGAGGGATGGGTCGCCCGGCGCGGCCGGGACGGGATCAACGGCCACATGGATTCACGCCACACCGCCCATGTCGAATTCGAGCGCGTCTGCAAGAGCTACGACGGACGGGTTCAAGTCGTGCGCGACCTCGACCTGACGGTCCACGAGGGGGAGTTTCTGACCCTGCTGGGCGCCTCGGGCTCGGGCAAAACTACCTGCCTGATGATGCTGGCCGGCTTTGAGACGCCGACCTCGGGCACGATTCGTATCCACGGTCGCTCGGTCCACGATCTGTCGCCGCGCAAGCGGGGCATCGGCGTGGTGTTTCAGAACTACGCGCTGTTTCCGCATATGACTGTCGGCGGCAATCTGGCCTTCCCCCTGGAAGTGCGCGGGCTTGACGCCGAGCAGCGCCGCGAGCGGATGCGGCGCGCCCTGCAACTCGTACGCCTCGAAGGGCTCGAAGACCGGCGTCCGTCAGAACTCTCGGGTGGCCAGCAGCAGCGCGTGGCCATTGCCCGAGCGCTGGTGTTTGAACCCGGCCTGGTGTTGATGGACGAACCGCTGGGCGCCCTTGATCGCCGCCTGCGCGAGGAAATGCAGTATGAGATCCGGCGTATCCAGCGCAGCCTGGGAGTCACGGTCGTGTACGTCACCCACGACCAGCAGGAGGCCATGGTGCTGTCCGACCGGGTCGCCGTCTTTCGCCACGGCCGCATCGAACAGGTCGCCCTGCCCGAAACTCTGTACGAAGAGCCCGAGCGCCCGTTTGTTGCCAGCTTCATCGGCGAAAACAACCTGTTGCATGGCCGGGTCCTGGCTGTCGAACACGATATCTCACAGGTAGAGACCGGCGATCAGGTCGTCACCGCCTTCCAGGTCACGACGTGCAAACCCGGCGACGCGGTCACCCTGGCCATCCGCCCGGAGCGGGTGTGCCTGGCACCCGAGCCGGGACTGTACACCAACCGGTTTGAGGCCAGGGTCGAAGACATCACCTTTCTGGGCGATCACCTGCGCCTGCGGGTGGCGGTGTGCGGGCGCACCGACTTCATCGTCAAGATTCCGAATACCGTCGGCCACGGCGCCGTGCTGGAGGGCGACCGGGTCCATATCGGCTGGACGCCGACCGACTGTCGGGCCCTGGAGCCGGACACGCAGGAGACCACACCATGACCCTCTTCCCAGCTCGTATCCGCCCTGCGGTCTACGCCGCAGCCCTCGTTGCGCTGGCCGGGCTCGGCTGGAGCCGGCCGGCCGTCGGCAACGAATCGCTGACCGTGGTCTCGTGGGGCGGCTCCTACGCCCGGGCGTGCCAGAAGGCCCAGCACGAGCCGTTCACCGCCGAGACGGGCATCGAGATCCGCCTCGAGTCCTACAACGGCGGCCTGGCCCAGATTCGGGCGCAGGTCGAGACCGGGGCGGTACACTGGGACCTGGTTGACCTGGAGATGGCCGACGCGGCACGGGGCTGTGACGAGGGCCTGCTCGAACCGCTGGCCGGCTTTGAGCCGCCGCCGGCACCGGACGGCACGCCTGCGGCCCAGGATTTCTTCCCTGATATGCTGACCGAATGCGGCGCCGGCCTGCTGTTCTACTCCACGGTGTATGCCTATAACGCCGAGCGTCTGAGCGGTCCCGCGCCGACAACGATCCGC includes:
- a CDS encoding ABC transporter ATP-binding protein: MDSRHTAHVEFERVCKSYDGRVQVVRDLDLTVHEGEFLTLLGASGSGKTTCLMMLAGFETPTSGTIRIHGRSVHDLSPRKRGIGVVFQNYALFPHMTVGGNLAFPLEVRGLDAEQRRERMRRALQLVRLEGLEDRRPSELSGGQQQRVAIARALVFEPGLVLMDEPLGALDRRLREEMQYEIRRIQRSLGVTVVYVTHDQQEAMVLSDRVAVFRHGRIEQVALPETLYEEPERPFVASFIGENNLLHGRVLAVEHDISQVETGDQVVTAFQVTTCKPGDAVTLAIRPERVCLAPEPGLYTNRFEARVEDITFLGDHLRLRVAVCGRTDFIVKIPNTVGHGAVLEGDRVHIGWTPTDCRALEPDTQETTP
- a CDS encoding extracellular solute-binding protein, which codes for MTLFPARIRPAVYAAALVALAGLGWSRPAVGNESLTVVSWGGSYARACQKAQHEPFTAETGIEIRLESYNGGLAQIRAQVETGAVHWDLVDLEMADAARGCDEGLLEPLAGFEPPPAPDGTPAAQDFFPDMLTECGAGLLFYSTVYAYNAERLSGPAPTTIRDFFDLEQFPGRRGMRR